In Bacteroidota bacterium, the sequence AAAATCCGATGTACCACTTTGGCATTGGTAGCATCACATCCAATACCCCAAATTGTATCCGTTGGATAAAGTATTATTTTCCCTGCTTTGAGATTTTTTACGGTCTCCTTTATTATTTCATCCATATTTATAAACGACTTAGTAATTCTTTATGATCAATATTTAACGCACATTTAAAATGTTTTTTCGGACAACTTTTTAATCCATGAATTCCACACGGACGACAATCCAATTTCTCTTTTACTTCAACAATCACTGAGTTTTCGGAAAGAGGTGTAAATCCAAATGAGGGGACCGTTGAGCAAAATATGGCTGTTGTTGGTGCATTAACTGCAGAAGCCAGGTGTAGTGGTGCCGAATCATTTACAAAATTCATCAATGCATCTTTCATCAATGCAGCGGATTCTAGAAAGCTCAATTTCCCCGTTAAAATTAATGAATTTTTATGTCCTGATGCTTTGATGATTTGTTCACATTTACTTTTGTCCTGCTTAGCACCCAAAAAATAAATGTAAGCATCATGATCTACTTCTTTTAAAAACTCAACCCATTTACTTACGGGATATTCCTTAGTGTACCATAAAGAAGCCGGAGCTACGCAAATATATTGATGGGTTTTGTATTGTGAAGTTTTTGCAAAATCAGCCGGATTTGGATATAGTTTTATTGGATATTTTGTATCATCCGTCCATTTTTCAATTAAAGATAAATTTCGATCCGTTTCATGAAGCTGAATTCCTTCAACTCCAATCTTATGTCGAACTCGATTTGAAAAAAATAATGAAAGCGGGTTTTTATTAAACCCGCTTGTTTTTTTGGCCCTTGATAACACAGTGGTAAATCCACTCGTAAAAAATCGCTGTAAGTTGATAATCAGATCATACTTCTGATCCCGATTATGATTAATGATATCCAGTAAATGGGAATATTTTTTAGTTGATTTATCCCAAACAATTAAACTTGAAATATAAGGATGTCCAATAAAAATTGATTCTATTCCTTTTTTCAGCATAAAATCAATTTGTGCATCAGGATAAAATGAATGAAGCTTTTCGATTAATGGAGTTGCTAAAATTACATCTCCAATAGATGCCGTCTGAATAATCAGAACTTTATTGATTTTCACTTTTAGGATTTATTTTATACCGCTACGTTATATTCGCGCAATGCATCATTTAATGAAGTTTTTAAATTTGTTGATTCCTTC encodes:
- a CDS encoding glycosyltransferase family 9 protein, with amino-acid sequence MNKVLIIQTASIGDVILATPLIEKLHSFYPDAQIDFMLKKGIESIFIGHPYISSLIVWDKSTKKYSHLLDIINHNRDQKYDLIINLQRFFTSGFTTVLSRAKKTSGFNKNPLSLFFSNRVRHKIGVEGIQLHETDRNLSLIEKWTDDTKYPIKLYPNPADFAKTSQYKTHQYICVAPASLWYTKEYPVSKWVEFLKEVDHDAYIYFLGAKQDKSKCEQIIKASGHKNSLILTGKLSFLESAALMKDALMNFVNDSAPLHLASAVNAPTTAIFCSTVPSFGFTPLSENSVIVEVKEKLDCRPCGIHGLKSCPKKHFKCALNIDHKELLSRL